ACGCCAACCGCGGCGCCGCGTATCGCACCAAAGGCCAACCCGATCGTGCCGTCGCTGACTACACGCAGGCCATCGGCCTCGATCCGACCATTGCCTACGTTTTCAACAGCCGCGGCAACGCGTACGCCGACCAGAAAGACTACGACGGCGCCATCGCCGACTACAGCGAGGCGATCCGGCTGAATCCGCGAGATGCCGCGTACCTCAGCAACCGCTGCTGGGCCCGCGCCGTCGTGGGCCGAGACCTGCAAGAGGCTCTCGCGGACTGCAACAACGCCCTGGGACTTCGTCCCAACTACGCCGTCACACTGGACGGCCGCGGGCTCGCGTATCTCAAACTCGGCCAGTACGACCGCGCCATTGCGGACTACGACGCGGCCCTCAAGATCAATCCAAAACTCGCCAGTTCCCTGTACGGCCGCGGGCTCGCCAAGCAAAAGAAGGGGGATACCGCGGGCGGCGACGCCGACATCGCGGCGGCGAAGGCGATCCAGGCCGACATCGCCGGGGAATTCGCGGGCTCCGGCGTCACTACCGGCTCCGGCACGGCTACAAACCCGGGCGCACCTCCAAGCTCAAGCGCGCCTTCGAGCACGGGCACCCCCCCAAGTTCGGGCGCGCCCCCAAGCTCAGGCACGCCCTCAAGCTCAGGCACGTCCTCAAGCTCGGGCCCGGTGGTCCAGCCTAGCCCCACTCCCGGCCCTAACCACAACGAGGCCGCCGCATTCTACGCCCGCGGTAACGAGAACTATCAGAAGCAGGACTACGACGCGGCGATTGCCGACTACACGGAAGCGATACGGCTCGATCCCAAGTTCGCCTACGCCTTCAACAACCGCGGCGCCGCGTATCGCGCCAAGGGTCAGTACGATCGC
This sequence is a window from bacterium. Protein-coding genes within it:
- a CDS encoding tetratricopeptide repeat protein, producing the protein MGRDTWGAIVGAALVAALWAGSPAAAQTQQQIEWCEGRAGASPDQQISACTALIQSGKYAGRNLAVIYANRGAAYRTKGQPDRAVADYTQAIGLDPTIAYVFNSRGNAYADQKDYDGAIADYSEAIRLNPRDAAYLSNRCWARAVVGRDLQEALADCNNALGLRPNYAVTLDGRGLAYLKLGQYDRAIADYDAALKINPKLASSLYGRGLAKQKKGDTAGGDADIAAAKAIQADIAGEFAGSGVTTGSGTATNPGAPPSSSAPSSTGTPPSSGAPPSSGTPSSSGTSSSSGPVVQPSPTPGPNHNEAAAFYARGNENYQKQDYDAAIADYTEAIRLDPKFAYAFNNRGAAYRAKGQYDR